The following coding sequences are from one Plasmodium coatneyi strain Hackeri chromosome 11, complete sequence window:
- a CDS encoding 20S proteasome subunit alpha type 2, which translates to MADGEYSFSLTTFSPTGKLVQIEYALNRVSSSSPALGIRAKNGVIIATEKKSPNELIEENSIYKIQQISEHIGIVYAGMPGDFRVLLKRARKEAIRYSLQYGNEILVKELVKEIASIVQEFTQTGGVRPFGLSLLICGIDAYGYHLYQIDPSGCYFNWLATCIGKDYQNNISFLEKRYSADIEVEDAIHTAILTLKESYEGVMNEKNIEIGVACNGKPFKILTPNEIKDYLIEIE; encoded by the exons atggcCGATGGAGAGTACAGCTTTTCCCTGACAACCTTTAGCCCTACGGGGAAGTTAGTTCAGATTGAATATGCCCTGAATAGGGTCTCCAGCAGTTCCCCCGCCTTAG GCATCCGAGCCAAGAATGGTGTCATAATCGCAACGGAGAAGAAAAGCCCAAATGAACTAATAGAAGAAAACAGTATATACAAGATCCAGCAGATCAGCGAACACATAGGAATTGTCTACGCAGGAATGCCAGGAGACTTCCGTGTGTTATTGAAGCGTGCCCGCAAGGAAGCAATCAGATACTCTCTACAGTATGGGAATGAAATATTGGTGAAGGAACTTGTTAAAGAAATAGCATCCATAGTGCAGGAGTTTACCCAAACAGGTGGAGTGAGACCATTTGGCTTGTCCCTACTGATCTGTGGTATAGATGCCTATGGATACCACCTGTATCAAATTGATCCCTCCGGATGTTACTTTAATTGGCTAGCTACATGCATAGGAAAGGACTACCAGaataatatttcctttttggagAAAAGGTACAGCGCCGACATCGAGGTGGAGGACGCCATACACACAGCCATCCTCACTCTTAAGGAAAGCTACGAGGGCGTCATGAACGAGAAGAACATTGAAATAGGCGTGGCCTGCAATGGGAAGCCCTTTAAAATTCTGACCCCCAACGAGATTAAGGATTACCTGATCGAAATAGAGTAA